GTTAAATTTCAACGTATTTTAAATTCCAATGTCTAAGTCTTAAATGATCCCCCTTATTTCCTCTAAAGTTGAAATTCTTGCTTTTTTCATGTATTCTTCTATACCCTCAATTATTTCAACACAAGCCTTGGGATTGATAAAATTAGCGGTACCTACTTGCACAGCCCACGCACCTGCCATTATGAATTCAATAGCATCTTTATAATCCATAATTCCACCAAGACCTATAACAGGAACATCAACAGCTTTTGAAACTTCATACACCATTCTTAAGGCAATAGGTTTGATACAAGGTCCAGATAGACCCGCAGTTATATTATCGAAGATGGCTTTTTTCTTGCTTATATCTATCGCTAAGGCAGGAAAAGTGTTTACAAGTGATAGTGCGTCCGCTCCTGCTTCAACACAACTTTCAGCCATTTCAACTATATTTTCAGCACTTGGAGATAATTTTACCATGAGGGGCTTTTTGCAAACTTTCCTAACTTGTGTTACAACGTTGTTAGCTATTTCCGCCTTGGTACCAAAAGAAATGCCTCCTTCTTTTACGTTGGGGCAAGAAATGTTCAACTCTATCATATCTATTTCGGTTTGATTCAGTTTTTCAACAGAAATAACGTATTCTTCGATCGTATTTCCACTAACATTGGCAATTATCACCGTATCTTGACTGTTTAGGAAAGGGAGCTCTTCTTCAATAAATGCATCTATGCCGGGATTTTGTAAGCCAATACTGTTCATTATTCCGCCTGTGGTTTCATGAATCCGTACACCTTTATTTCCTTCTCTTTGTCTTAAAGTTAGCCCTTTGGTGGATAATCCACCTAATTTAGAGATGGGAAAGTATTCTGAAAACTCTCTACCAAAACCAAAAGTCCCAGAAGCAGCTATTACTGGATTTTTAAACTCTACCCCAGCAATGTTTACTTTGGTATCAATCATCAAAAAATACCTCCTCTCCCTTAAAAACAGGCCCCTCTTTACATACCCTTTTCATCCCAGATTTTGTCTTTATACTGCATCCCAAGCATGCCCCCATACCACAAGCCATGATATTTTCCATAGAGACAAAAACAGGAATCTTATTTTCACATTTTTCAACTACTTTTTTCATCATGGGAGAAGGGCCACAAGTGAAAACAACATCATATTTTTCTGGTTTGAAGATATCCGTTATGAAACCTTTTTGACCTGTAGAACCATCTTCGGTCGTTATATAGATCTTATCCACATACTTTTGTACGTAGTCCATATAATAAACTTCATTTGTGAATCCGGCATAAAAATCTATCCCTGTATTCAACTTTTTTGCCAAATAAATCATTGGAGCTATACCTATGCCACCTGAAATTAAAGCGACCTTTCCACTCACATTCAAATTAAAACCGTTTCCCAAGGGACCTAAAACCTTTAACTTATCTTTTGGTTTTAGTTTAGATAGGTAATTTGTTCCTCGACCAACAACTTTGTATAAGAAAGTCAAAACGCTTTCTTCTACATTGCATATACTAAAAGGTCTAGACAAAAGAGGATCCAGATCCCAACTACGCAGCATATAAAACTGTCCAGGATCACCCATACTGTCGTTGGATTCGATCTGAACTTTCAACTCGAATATATCTTTTGCGATTTCAGTATTAGAGGAAATATCTACTTCCCTATACCCCTCTTTCACTATCAATATCCTCCTTCATTTCAAGTACGGCTTTTCTGGCATAATCTGCAAATCTTTGGTTCCCATCTTCGTAGTTTTTATAAGCGGTAATTATTCCCCTTGAAGAGTTGATAATGCCTCCATTACCGTTGTTTAAATAAAGGGAAACGTCTTTCCCAGTAGCCCCCTGATGACCGTATCCAGGAATCAAAAAGAACATATTTTTGTATCTATTTCTAATTTCTTTTGCTTCCTCAACATGTGTCCCACCTACAACCGCACCTATTGAACTGTAGCCACAACTTCCTCGGTACTTAGCCCCTATTTCATTGAGTTTGTCTCCGATAATGTAATAAAGATATTCATCTTTTGGAGATACTTTCAAATACTGGATGTCTTTGGCTCCTGGATTCGATGTTCTTAGAAGCACGAAGACTCCTTTTTCTCCACTTTCAATGTATTTAAGGAAAGGTGTTAAGGTATCAAAACCAAGATATGGATTCAAGGTTATAAAATCAACCTCAAACTCCCCTTCAAAATGAGCTTTAGCGTACATCTCAGCGGTGGATGAAATATCTCCTCTTTTTATATCCCCGATTGTTATCTTTTTTATACTTCTTAAATATTCTATCGTTTTTTTATACCCTAAAAGACCTTTTATGCCGTATGCTTCATAATATGCTATTTGTAATTTATAGACAGGTACTAAATCATGTGTTTTATCTATTATCTCTTTGTTGAATTCGAACAAAACTTCATCAATATCTTGATACTTTTCTTTTAAGTTAACCGGTATATAATCTAAATGAGTATCCAATCCGACACAAACATTCCCCTTTTTTTCAACCTCGTTGAATAATCTATCTATTATCAAATTTGACACTCCCCTTTTTGTATTTGATCTCTCCCTTTCGAATTGTTGCTATAACTTCTCCATAAAATTCCATCCCATTAAAAGGTGTATTTTTACCTTTGGATAAAAATTCGTCTTCGTTGATTTTAACCTTTTTTTCTAGATCTACAATAACTACATCACCATCGTATCCTGTTTGTATTTTTCCTTTTTTAACCCCTAACATTTGTGCTGGTTTTGAAGACATAAGTTGAGATAAGCGATTCAGTGTAATTTCTTCACTTTTTACCAACTTCGTATAACAAACGGGGAAAGCAGTTTCTAACCCTGAGATACCAGGTGCCCCTTTTTCTTTGTCTTCCATAGAATGAGGGGCATGATCAGTTGCTATAATATCTACAGTTCCATCCTTTATTCCCTTGATTATTTCCAAAACATCTTCTTTTTCTCTTATTGGAGGATTTACTTTGTAATCGTAATTGTATAAGGCTAAGTGGTGGGGGGTAACTTCGCAGGTAAGATTTTGTATCTCTCTTTTCGCCTTTCTTATACCTTCTATTGCCTCTTTCGTACTTACGTGGGCTAAATGAAGCCAAGCACCTGTCAATTTCGCAAGGTATATATCTCTAAAAGTCATCAAGTTTTCGGAAAGTCTCGTGTTTATCGTTACTATTTCATTGTCTTCTTCATGTGCTATGATAGTTAACCCTTTCTCCTTTGCCTTCACCATCGCCAAATACATAGTTAAATTTGATTGAACACCTTTTCCATCATCAGATATAAATTTCACATTATTATCTATATAATCCAAATGTTCTAAAGATTTTCCATCAAAGTTCTTTGTGATAGAAACCGTTTGGTGAATATCGATCAAATTTAACTCTTTAGCTTTGTTCAACACATAATTAACAACTTTCATATCACTGCATATAGGATTGGTATTACCCATTAGATTCACACATGTGTATCCGCCTTTCAACGCTGCTAAACTACCAGAATGTAAATCCTCTTTATAAGTATAACCAGGATCTCTAAAGTGCGCATGCATATCTACAAATGCTGGCATAACAACCAAACCTTTTGCATCTATAGTATAAGCATCGTAATTCAATTCTTTGCCATAATTTTCTATCTTTCCATCTTTAATGTACAAATCCCCAAATGAATCTTTTTCTTCATCAACAATCCTACAATTTTTAATCAGAATATTTATTTTAATTCACCCCCCTAGATAGATTCTTTTTTATTCTCTCAATTTTACTATTAATATAAATAAATAGAAAAAAAGTAGTGTTAACTTTGCTTGACTTCAAGTTTAACACTACCTTTGGTTTTTATGAAAATAAACCAATTGAAAATCTTTTTATCTCTAATTGTCTATATAAACTCTATTCTTAACTCCCTTCAATCTGGAATCGTTAATACTACAGTCTCTTTTGTTATCTTTTTTCCCGCTACTACTGTGTAGAAAAATAAAAATATCCCTGCTCCTAACAGTATCCATAAAATTATATCGTTGAACTGTTCTGTCACAGGAAACAATGAAGTCAAATAACTGCCACCAAAAATAACTATGAATCCTATTATAAAAAACAAGTTATTGATTATACTTATTCTTCGGATTCTAAAAATTAGATAATACATAATAGAAAGCAATCCAAAACCAAAGACGGAGACGAATATACTTATTTTAAAGAGTGAACCAGTAAAAAAGCTTTTTTCAAAAAACATACTTGTTATAATATTTGGAATGGTGAACATTAATACCAATTCAACTTCCATAACTATCCAACCAACAATAATAGAGCTATACAGATAAGGTTGTATTTCAAAGCCATTCGATAGTAAAAGTTCTATTCTACCTGTTGTTTTTTCTGGTATAACTAAATTTCTGAGCATCAAGATGGCTCCTATCGTGTACATAAATAAAGCCATAAGAATAAATATTCTATTGAAAATAAACTCTGGTGCCTCATTAGGTGCTTCATTTACAAAGCCATAAAGCGTAAAAGTTATTACGGCTATCAATAAAATTGCCGGAAAATAGAAGTTAACAAAACTTGTTAATAGCATTCTAAAATTATATTTCATTATTTTCTTCATCTATATGCACCCCCACTTTTTCTAAGAATAACTCTTCTAAGTTTCTGTAATTACTTAATATATCGCTTTTTAAGTTATCCAACACTATTTCCCCTTTTTTCATCAGCATTACCCTGTGAGCTAACTTTTCCACTTCGGCCAAATCGTGAGAGGTGTAGAATATACTTTTTCCTTCTTTGTTGAGTTTAAATATTAACTCCCTCATCTTTATCCTGGAAACAGGATCCAAACCACTCATGGGTTCATCTAGTATGAGAAGCTTTGGATCTTTTAAAAGTCCTAAAATAAAAGAAAACTTCCTTCTTGTTCCTTTTGAATAAGTATGAACCTTTTTTGGTAAGAATTCTGAGATGTCTAAATACTTTGCATAGCTTTCTATTTGGTCATTTGATAGTTTTCCGCCGAGATATTCTCTGAATATTTCGATATTTTTCCATCCCGTTTCTTTTTCCCAGAGCAAATCCTTTTCTGAAACCACCCCGATGGTTAAGCCATCTTTTTTGATTATTTGATCCTTACCAAGGTTGTAGATCCCCGTAAGGCACCTTATTGTTGTAGTCTTTCCTGCTCCGTTGGGACCTACTAACGCCAAAATCTCATTCTCTACAACATCGAAGGTTATACCTTTTAGTATTTTGTTACCACCAAGTTCCTTTGTTAAAGATTTAACAGAGATAAGTGTTCCTTTGTTTTTTGATACCATCTACAATTCCCCCCTTTTTCTCTTGCTATCATAAGTCCTCTGCTGATACAGCGTGAACAAAACCACAGATCTTCACAATCTCCACAAATATCTTCCAAATAATTTCTAACCTGATAATCTTTTCCTTCGAAAAAAATTCTAATTATTTCCTTCAATCTTGTAAATTTTTTCATATGTTGTTTTTTTCACATAAAGTAAATACTTCAATCAAACATTTACTCTTCTATGTAATCTATAATTTTTTCGTCTGCGTTCCTCATCTTATCTTTTAACTCTTCGGTTAATTGTCTACCGACTCTTTTGCTTAGTAATCTAATTGCAAATTCTTTTCTTTCTTCAAGTTTACCTTCGTTTCTCAATTTTTCCGCTATCGTTATAACTATTTCACCCCTTCCCTACTTTCCCTTCAATGTAGCTTTTGTGTTACATCAGAATGTATATGTAGCCGCTTATTATCCTATATACATTACTACATAGGTATTTATAATTTTTTACCTTTGTTTTATATAGAATACGATTCACATTTTTAAAGCATCTATAATCTTCTGGGACCAACTTTTCAATTCTTCATTATATTTCTTGTTATACGTAATTACTGCTTCATTGTACGTTGAATATAACTTGGTTAAATCTGACATACATTCAAGTAGTCTTTCTTTTCCTTCAACCTTTTCTATCACTACAGAAACTTTCCAACCAACTGTGTACCATGAACCTTGTCCCCCATTATTTGTCATTAATTCAAAACCTTCCTTATATAATTCCTCATTATCAGGAAACTCTTCATTTAATATCTTTAACAAAAAATCCTCTATTTTTGAAAAATCTTCATTAAATCTTTTTATATTAACATCCCACAATTCTTTTTGGATTTTGTAATACTTGTTTGGATGATTATCAGGGCCGCGAGCAGCTGCCAACATTGCAAATCCTTCGGCAAATGCAGTCGTCCATTCTATTAGCATTTGTGCTTGCTTTGATAGGTATTTATATTTTTCAGGTTTATGAACGTTAGCAAAGCCAATATGATGTAGTTCATGTATCAAAGTATTTTCCATTTTTTCTTTTGAGATATCCGGTGTTAAATTCAAAAACAAAACTAACGTATTTTCAATTGTATGTACAAAGCTATTATTTAAAGGTTTTATAACAGGAATAATATAGGTTTCAATTTTTGCATCTTTCGGAAGATAATTTTTGGTATCAAGAATAATACGTTCTATATCGATTGATTTAAACAACTTATAAGCTCTCAAAAAATTTTCGTAATCTTTCAGAGGTCTTTCAAGTATAAAACTTTCTATATCACTGGATTTGGAGATCCCGTGAGATCTCAAAAAATTTTCGTATTTACTAACTTGACCCTCACCCAGCAAAAATGACTTAAAATCACTTTCATTAGTTTCTTTTATCTTTAATTTTTCATACATATCATCGTCTCTTTTTGCTAACCACTGATATCCTTTGCTTAAAAATAAATCTTCCCAATCAGATTGTGTGATAGCCTCGTTATTATGCATTTTTCCTAATATTTTCAGGACACATTCTACTTGATCGTAAATAAAATTCACACTCATAATCCACACTCCTCATATAATATTTATTACTGATTTCAGAATCTCTAACCCTTCTTTAGGGCTCTTTCACCCCGCTCCTAACAATATCCCACATTCGATCGTATTTTATTCCATCATATTTCCTTTTCTCTTTTAACTTTTTTAATGGTTTAAAAGCTTCCTATTTCTTTATTTTTTATGGTAGAGAAACCTCAAAGAAATATCTCTTAAGGTCCCTGTGGTTGTATATGTAGAGGATATTTTTCCCATCGGCATTTACATTTTTATCAAAGGCAAACTTCGGATAGTAGAGCAAATTTGGGCTATTTATATATAATCTTATATTCAGATCTTCATCTAATACGAATATTTCCATTTCTCCTTGAATCTATGAAATACACTAAGCCGTTCTCTGACAAAAGATACACATTACCTTTTTGAGTAACTATATCCAATATTTCGTTTTCATTGTCATGTAGATTAACAACAAAGCTTTCATCCTACTTTCTCTGTTTTTCAAATAAAAGAAGAATTCGATTCAACTGTTACTCCCATTAGTATATGAAATGAATATCTTTTCGAAATTCACCATTTGTTTTTCTATGCTCACTATTTCTACATTACGTGATTTGAAAAAATCAATAACCTCATATAATTCTGAAGATGTTTTGAAGTCAACTGTAAGGTCGTAAACGTTACTCTCT
The DNA window shown above is from Petrotoga mexicana DSM 14811 and carries:
- a CDS encoding dihydroorotate dehydrogenase; translation: MIDTKVNIAGVEFKNPVIAASGTFGFGREFSEYFPISKLGGLSTKGLTLRQREGNKGVRIHETTGGIMNSIGLQNPGIDAFIEEELPFLNSQDTVIIANVSGNTIEEYVISVEKLNQTEIDMIELNISCPNVKEGGISFGTKAEIANNVVTQVRKVCKKPLMVKLSPSAENIVEMAESCVEAGADALSLVNTFPALAIDISKKKAIFDNITAGLSGPCIKPIALRMVYEVSKAVDVPVIGLGGIMDYKDAIEFIMAGAWAVQVGTANFINPKACVEIIEGIEEYMKKARISTLEEIRGII
- a CDS encoding dihydroorotate dehydrogenase electron transfer subunit; amino-acid sequence: MKEGYREVDISSNTEIAKDIFELKVQIESNDSMGDPGQFYMLRSWDLDPLLSRPFSICNVEESVLTFLYKVVGRGTNYLSKLKPKDKLKVLGPLGNGFNLNVSGKVALISGGIGIAPMIYLAKKLNTGIDFYAGFTNEVYYMDYVQKYVDKIYITTEDGSTGQKGFITDIFKPEKYDVVFTCGPSPMMKKVVEKCENKIPVFVSMENIMACGMGACLGCSIKTKSGMKRVCKEGPVFKGEEVFFDD
- the pyrF gene encoding orotidine-5'-phosphate decarboxylase: MIIDRLFNEVEKKGNVCVGLDTHLDYIPVNLKEKYQDIDEVLFEFNKEIIDKTHDLVPVYKLQIAYYEAYGIKGLLGYKKTIEYLRSIKKITIGDIKRGDISSTAEMYAKAHFEGEFEVDFITLNPYLGFDTLTPFLKYIESGEKGVFVLLRTSNPGAKDIQYLKVSPKDEYLYYIIGDKLNEIGAKYRGSCGYSSIGAVVGGTHVEEAKEIRNRYKNMFFLIPGYGHQGATGKDVSLYLNNGNGGIINSSRGIITAYKNYEDGNQRFADYARKAVLEMKEDIDSERGV
- a CDS encoding dihydroorotase — its product is MNILIKNCRIVDEEKDSFGDLYIKDGKIENYGKELNYDAYTIDAKGLVVMPAFVDMHAHFRDPGYTYKEDLHSGSLAALKGGYTCVNLMGNTNPICSDMKVVNYVLNKAKELNLIDIHQTVSITKNFDGKSLEHLDYIDNNVKFISDDGKGVQSNLTMYLAMVKAKEKGLTIIAHEEDNEIVTINTRLSENLMTFRDIYLAKLTGAWLHLAHVSTKEAIEGIRKAKREIQNLTCEVTPHHLALYNYDYKVNPPIREKEDVLEIIKGIKDGTVDIIATDHAPHSMEDKEKGAPGISGLETAFPVCYTKLVKSEEITLNRLSQLMSSKPAQMLGVKKGKIQTGYDGDVVIVDLEKKVKINEDEFLSKGKNTPFNGMEFYGEVIATIRKGEIKYKKGSVKFDNR
- a CDS encoding ABC transporter ATP-binding protein, translating into MVSKNKGTLISVKSLTKELGGNKILKGITFDVVENEILALVGPNGAGKTTTIRCLTGIYNLGKDQIIKKDGLTIGVVSEKDLLWEKETGWKNIEIFREYLGGKLSNDQIESYAKYLDISEFLPKKVHTYSKGTRRKFSFILGLLKDPKLLILDEPMSGLDPVSRIKMRELIFKLNKEGKSIFYTSHDLAEVEKLAHRVMLMKKGEIVLDNLKSDILSNYRNLEELFLEKVGVHIDEENNEI
- a CDS encoding DUF5700 domain-containing putative Zn-dependent protease produces the protein MSVNFIYDQVECVLKILGKMHNNEAITQSDWEDLFLSKGYQWLAKRDDDMYEKLKIKETNESDFKSFLLGEGQVSKYENFLRSHGISKSSDIESFILERPLKDYENFLRAYKLFKSIDIERIILDTKNYLPKDAKIETYIIPVIKPLNNSFVHTIENTLVLFLNLTPDISKEKMENTLIHELHHIGFANVHKPEKYKYLSKQAQMLIEWTTAFAEGFAMLAAARGPDNHPNKYYKIQKELWDVNIKRFNEDFSKIEDFLLKILNEEFPDNEELYKEGFELMTNNGGQGSWYTVGWKVSVVIEKVEGKERLLECMSDLTKLYSTYNEAVITYNKKYNEELKSWSQKIIDALKM